In Pseudofrankia saprophytica, one genomic interval encodes:
- a CDS encoding PadR family transcriptional regulator — protein sequence MTGPPSPTTGAGAGAADGLPTTAYAVLGMLAVADVPLSPVELKTRADFSLRFFYWAPAISHIRKELARLEALGLVTASPAPGRRIRRTLVHEITPAGRTVLRDWLHQTADEEPVVIKHPVLLRVWLGAETEPERVVEILDRYVEQTRAAVDELRWGRRRAQEVRLDSRPELRYSRAVGDYVLRRMYAELANVAQLRDELADLPTTPRPPFAGPPPLHDYEHPDDEHPDDARGRERGAGADGTGSPGERS from the coding sequence ATGACCGGTCCACCATCACCGACCACCGGTGCGGGAGCCGGTGCGGCGGACGGCCTGCCGACGACCGCGTACGCCGTGCTGGGGATGCTGGCGGTCGCCGACGTGCCGCTGTCGCCGGTGGAGCTCAAGACCAGGGCCGACTTCAGCCTGCGCTTCTTCTACTGGGCGCCGGCGATCAGCCACATCCGCAAGGAACTGGCGCGGCTGGAGGCGCTCGGCCTCGTCACCGCGAGCCCGGCGCCCGGCCGCCGGATCCGGCGCACCCTCGTGCACGAGATCACCCCGGCCGGCCGGACGGTGCTGCGCGACTGGCTGCACCAGACGGCCGACGAGGAGCCGGTGGTCATCAAGCATCCGGTGCTGCTGCGGGTGTGGCTGGGCGCCGAGACCGAGCCGGAGCGGGTCGTGGAGATCCTCGACCGCTACGTGGAGCAGACCCGGGCGGCCGTCGACGAGCTGCGCTGGGGCCGGCGCCGTGCCCAGGAGGTGCGGTTGGACAGCCGGCCCGAGCTGCGCTACTCCCGCGCCGTCGGCGACTACGTGCTGCGCCGGATGTACGCGGAGCTGGCGAACGTCGCCCAGCTGCGCGACGAGCTCGCCGACCTGCCCACCACCCCGCGGCCGCCGTTCGCCGGCCCGCCCCCGCTGCACGACTACGAACACCCTGACGACGAACACCCTGACGACGCGCGCGGGCGCGAGCGCGGTGCCGGGGCGGACGGCACCGGGTCGCCGGGGGAGAGGAGCTGA
- a CDS encoding thiolase family protein: protein MARPRSAAIVGIHNTAQARRLPDQTSTALLVDAVAGVLADAGLGLADVDGLSTPGMSGGFVYDLGLGPAWQGAQHGVAAVLEAAAAIASGEADTVLVASAAAGTYTERASTAPWTRPENEFVIPWGMFTAAEFALIARRHMTTYGTTPEQLATVAATIRNNGHANPAAVYAGRGPFSAADVLASRMVADPFHLLDCSTTSEGGCALLLTTAERAADLPRPPVHVLAGGADHYGPSYRFPPAWDHTGHARRAGRVAASGAGGADVPVNGQVGRRAFERALATAGLRRDDVDVLELYDPFSFEIIRQLEAFGFCGPGEGGPFVEDGHIAVTGSHPVTTDGGTMSFSHAGSSVQMLQRVIRGAEQLRGDCGPDLQVPDAHVALCTAGGAGALFLHLVLLGRARPYP, encoded by the coding sequence GTGGCCCGCCCGAGATCCGCCGCGATCGTCGGCATCCACAACACCGCGCAGGCCCGGCGGCTGCCGGACCAGACGTCGACGGCCCTGCTGGTCGACGCGGTCGCCGGTGTCCTCGCCGACGCCGGGCTGGGCCTCGCCGACGTCGACGGCCTGTCCACCCCCGGCATGTCCGGCGGGTTCGTCTACGACCTCGGCCTCGGCCCCGCCTGGCAGGGCGCCCAGCACGGCGTCGCCGCGGTGCTCGAGGCGGCCGCGGCGATCGCCTCCGGCGAGGCGGACACGGTCCTGGTCGCCTCCGCCGCCGCCGGTACCTACACCGAGCGTGCCTCCACCGCCCCATGGACCCGCCCGGAGAACGAGTTCGTCATCCCCTGGGGCATGTTCACCGCCGCCGAGTTCGCCCTCATCGCCCGCCGGCACATGACCACCTACGGCACCACGCCGGAGCAGCTCGCCACGGTCGCGGCGACCATCCGCAACAACGGCCACGCGAACCCCGCCGCGGTCTACGCGGGCCGCGGCCCCTTCAGCGCCGCCGACGTGCTCGCCTCCCGGATGGTCGCCGACCCGTTCCACCTGCTCGACTGCTCGACGACCTCCGAGGGCGGCTGCGCCCTGCTGCTCACCACCGCCGAGCGCGCGGCCGACCTGCCCCGCCCACCCGTGCACGTCCTCGCCGGCGGCGCCGACCACTACGGGCCCAGCTATCGCTTCCCGCCGGCCTGGGACCACACCGGCCACGCCCGCCGCGCCGGCCGAGTCGCCGCGTCCGGGGCGGGTGGCGCGGACGTGCCGGTCAACGGCCAGGTCGGGCGGCGCGCGTTCGAACGGGCACTCGCGACCGCCGGGCTGCGCCGCGACGACGTCGACGTGCTGGAGCTCTACGACCCGTTCTCGTTCGAGATCATCCGTCAGCTGGAGGCGTTCGGCTTCTGCGGGCCGGGGGAGGGCGGCCCGTTCGTCGAGGACGGCCACATCGCCGTCACCGGCAGCCACCCGGTCACCACCGACGGCGGCACGATGTCGTTCAGCCACGCCGGCTCGTCCGTCCAGATGTTGCAACGCGTCATCCGCGGCGCCGAGCAGCTGCGCGGCGACTGCGGCCCCGACCTGCAGGTTCCCGACGCCCACGTCGCCCTGTGCACGGCCGGCGGAGCCGGCGCACTGTTCCTCCACCTCGTCCTGCTCGGCCGCGCCCGCCCGTATCCCTGA
- a CDS encoding amidohydrolase family protein, which yields MKPEDLILVSVDDHIAEPAGMFDAHVPAKYRDLAPRVVDEPDGVQQWYYGTQRGRNLGLNAVAGKPPEMFNVDASRYDEMRPGCYDVHERVRDMNAGGQLAGLNFPNWTGFSGQVLNQGPDRDVNLVMIKAYNDWHVDEWCGAYPDRFIPCGILPLFDVEEAARELRRLAGKGCHAVTFSENPEALKMPSIHSGYWSPLFRAASDAGTVLCLHLGSASRSPMFSSDAPASVNMSGSSIASIYSLLELIWAEFWADFPDLRFSLTEGDIGWIPYFLWRSEHVQRRHSAWTRPSFPAGIDGPSDIFRKHILTCFISDTVGPRLLDWFDVDNVCWESDFPHSDSNWPNAPEDVIANLGHLPDDTINRITHENALRHFQFDPFATRPRERATAGALRAEATDVDVVTRVGRLASERDLQSWKRLTTRTAPSFPAAPAAPAAPAAPAVPGAPRA from the coding sequence ATGAAGCCAGAAGACCTGATCCTGGTCAGCGTCGACGACCACATCGCCGAGCCGGCCGGCATGTTCGACGCGCACGTCCCGGCGAAGTACAGGGACTTAGCCCCGCGCGTCGTCGACGAGCCCGACGGCGTCCAGCAGTGGTACTACGGCACCCAGCGCGGCCGCAACCTCGGCCTGAACGCGGTCGCCGGCAAGCCGCCGGAGATGTTCAACGTCGACGCCAGCCGCTACGACGAGATGCGGCCCGGCTGCTACGACGTGCACGAACGGGTCCGGGACATGAACGCCGGCGGGCAGCTCGCCGGGCTGAACTTCCCGAACTGGACCGGCTTCTCCGGCCAGGTGCTCAACCAGGGCCCGGACCGCGACGTCAACCTCGTCATGATCAAGGCGTACAACGACTGGCACGTCGACGAGTGGTGCGGCGCCTACCCCGACCGGTTCATTCCGTGCGGCATCCTGCCCCTGTTCGACGTCGAGGAGGCGGCCAGGGAGCTGCGGCGGCTGGCGGGCAAGGGCTGCCACGCCGTCACGTTCTCCGAGAACCCCGAGGCGCTGAAGATGCCGAGCATCCACAGCGGCTACTGGAGCCCGCTGTTCCGCGCCGCCAGCGACGCCGGCACCGTGCTGTGCCTGCACCTCGGCTCGGCGTCGCGCTCCCCGATGTTCTCCTCCGACGCCCCGGCCAGCGTCAACATGTCCGGCTCGTCGATCGCCTCGATCTACTCGCTCCTCGAATTGATCTGGGCCGAGTTCTGGGCCGACTTCCCGGACCTGCGGTTCTCGCTGACCGAGGGCGACATCGGCTGGATCCCGTACTTCCTGTGGCGCAGCGAGCACGTCCAGCGCCGCCACTCCGCCTGGACCCGGCCGTCCTTCCCCGCCGGGATCGACGGGCCGTCGGACATCTTCCGCAAGCACATCCTGACCTGCTTCATCAGCGACACGGTCGGCCCGCGGCTGCTCGACTGGTTCGACGTCGACAACGTCTGCTGGGAGTCCGACTTCCCGCACTCCGACTCCAACTGGCCGAACGCCCCCGAGGACGTCATCGCCAACCTCGGCCACCTGCCCGACGACACCATCAACCGGATCACCCACGAGAACGCCCTGCGGCACTTCCAGTTCGACCCGTTCGCGACCCGCCCGCGCGAGCGCGCCACCGCCGGCGCGCTGCGCGCCGAGGCGACCGACGTCGACGTCGTCACCCGGGTCGGCCGCCTCGCCAGCGAGCGTGACCTCCAGTCCTGGAAGCGCCTCACCACCCGCACCGCGCCGTCGTTCCCCGCCGCGCCGGCCGCGCCCGCCGCGCCGGCCGCGCCGGCGGTTCCCGGCGCCCCGCGGGCCTAG
- a CDS encoding Zn-ribbon domain-containing OB-fold protein, with the protein MNGRGVVVGGDADTLLRPQVDGVPFAPRTPVTEPFWAGCARGELLFQRCAACATPGFPPTEACRACLSRDLRWERSAGFGTLYSWTVVHRPVSPAFRTPYAPAIVTLDEGYQLMTCLVGLTIAEIRPELRLRVAFHSVVPAAPAIPAAPAVTVEAAGQPAATTLPYFEPAGRA; encoded by the coding sequence GTGAATGGCCGGGGCGTCGTCGTCGGCGGCGACGCGGACACCCTTCTTCGCCCGCAGGTCGACGGGGTGCCGTTCGCGCCGCGGACGCCGGTCACCGAGCCGTTCTGGGCGGGCTGCGCCCGCGGTGAGCTGCTGTTCCAGCGCTGTGCCGCCTGCGCCACCCCCGGCTTCCCGCCGACCGAGGCCTGCCGGGCCTGCCTGTCGCGCGACCTGCGCTGGGAACGGTCCGCGGGCTTCGGCACCCTCTACAGCTGGACGGTCGTGCACCGCCCGGTGAGCCCCGCGTTCCGCACCCCGTACGCGCCGGCCATCGTGACCCTGGACGAGGGCTACCAGCTGATGACCTGCCTGGTCGGCCTGACGATCGCCGAGATCCGCCCGGAGCTGCGGCTGCGCGTCGCGTTCCACTCCGTCGTACCCGCGGCCCCAGCCATACCCGCGGCCCCCGCCGTCACCGTGGAGGCGGCCGGCCAGCCGGCGGCGACGACACTGCCCTACTTCGAACCCGCCGGCCGAGCCTGA
- a CDS encoding CaiB/BaiF CoA transferase family protein translates to MSHAASADPSADPAAGASAGASGPSALGPLAGVRVLELATQIAGPYCGKLFADAGADVVKVEPPGSGDPMRAWSASGSRPDGDGALFRFLNTSKRSVAADPDSSRVRALAAAADLVIVGGALAGGGTPGSGNHGGDGATVDGALAGNGIFAGAGAGAGAAADADADAGPAAVRRLHADNPRAVILSISPFGLTGPWADDGWRPGFPASAVAPNRGAVTEFLLQALCGSTAGRGEPDAAPLQAGGRIGEWASGVYAAVVGLAALRGSRRDGVGDLVDVSMLECMAIMMGGLSVVGPTIMGGTRPGGTPGSPGRIPETPSIEPTKDGLVGFCTITAQQFQDFLVLIERPDLLGDRDLALLPRRHARRAEFQAAVHAWTTRHTTEEVVELAAALRIPATPVGTPETVTTIDQFTARGVFVPNPRGGFHQPRTPYRVGDFRGRPLAPAPALGEHTATARWPATAAADAAAATDDDGLARTARPAVRPLPLDGLRVLDLTAFWAGPSATMLLGSLGADVVKVEGVSRPDGMRFAGGKPPTEPSWWEWGTMFLATNANKRAVSLELSTAEGLGLARRLVGACDVVIENFTPRVLPNLGLDWEAVHAANPSAVLTRMPAFGLDGPWRDRTGFAQTMEQASGMAWLTGTADGPPVIPRGACDPIAGLHAAFATLVALAARDRPDGDGSGALVEATMIESVLNVAAELTVEYTESGASLRRDGNRGPLGPLAAPQGVYRCARDPAGPDVWLALAITDDVQWRDLCAVLGRPDLAADAGLATLAGRRVTAAHDRVDEAIAAWTAAAPDRATALAALAAGGVPAAPVIPAADLLANPQLAARGFFERLAHPVVGEHPMPGVAFRLASHPGPLLRRPAPVFGQHDDEVYGGLLGLTPAELDGLRARRVLGDRPAGA, encoded by the coding sequence GTGTCACATGCCGCATCCGCCGACCCATCGGCCGACCCGGCCGCCGGGGCATCCGCCGGCGCGTCGGGGCCGTCGGCTCTCGGGCCGCTCGCCGGCGTCCGCGTCCTGGAACTGGCGACGCAGATCGCCGGGCCATACTGCGGGAAGCTGTTCGCCGACGCCGGCGCCGACGTCGTGAAGGTGGAGCCGCCCGGCTCCGGCGACCCGATGCGCGCCTGGTCCGCCTCGGGCTCCCGCCCCGACGGGGACGGCGCGCTGTTCCGGTTCCTCAACACCTCCAAGCGGTCCGTCGCGGCCGACCCGGACAGCTCGCGGGTTCGCGCCCTGGCCGCCGCCGCCGACCTCGTCATCGTCGGCGGCGCCCTCGCCGGCGGCGGAACTCCCGGTAGCGGTAATCACGGTGGCGACGGGGCGACCGTGGACGGCGCCCTCGCGGGCAACGGGATCTTCGCGGGCGCGGGGGCTGGAGCGGGAGCCGCCGCTGACGCCGATGCCGATGCGGGCCCGGCGGCCGTCCGGCGCCTGCACGCCGACAACCCGCGCGCCGTGATCCTGTCGATCAGCCCGTTCGGCCTTACCGGGCCCTGGGCGGACGACGGCTGGCGACCGGGCTTCCCGGCCAGCGCGGTGGCGCCGAACCGAGGGGCGGTCACCGAGTTCCTCCTGCAGGCGCTCTGCGGATCCACCGCCGGCCGGGGCGAGCCGGACGCCGCCCCGCTGCAGGCCGGCGGGCGGATCGGCGAGTGGGCGTCCGGCGTCTACGCCGCCGTCGTCGGGCTCGCCGCGCTGCGCGGTTCCCGGCGCGACGGCGTCGGTGACCTCGTCGACGTCTCGATGCTCGAATGCATGGCGATCATGATGGGCGGGCTGTCCGTCGTCGGGCCGACCATCATGGGCGGCACCAGGCCCGGCGGCACCCCGGGCTCACCCGGCCGCATCCCCGAGACGCCGTCGATCGAGCCGACGAAGGACGGCCTGGTCGGTTTCTGCACCATCACCGCGCAGCAGTTCCAGGACTTCCTGGTCCTCATCGAACGGCCCGACCTGCTCGGCGACCGCGACCTGGCCCTGCTGCCGCGCCGGCATGCCCGGAGGGCCGAGTTCCAGGCCGCCGTGCACGCCTGGACCACCCGGCACACCACCGAGGAGGTCGTCGAGCTCGCCGCCGCCCTGCGCATCCCGGCCACCCCCGTCGGCACCCCGGAGACGGTGACGACGATCGACCAGTTCACGGCCCGCGGCGTGTTCGTCCCCAACCCCCGCGGCGGCTTCCACCAGCCCCGCACCCCCTACCGCGTCGGCGACTTCCGCGGCCGGCCGCTCGCCCCGGCCCCCGCCCTCGGCGAGCACACCGCCACCGCGCGCTGGCCCGCCACCGCGGCCGCCGATGCCGCCGCCGCCACCGACGACGACGGCCTGGCCAGGACCGCCCGCCCGGCGGTCCGGCCGCTGCCGCTGGACGGGCTGAGGGTCCTCGACCTGACCGCCTTCTGGGCCGGGCCGTCGGCGACGATGCTGCTCGGCTCGCTGGGCGCCGACGTCGTCAAGGTCGAGGGGGTGTCCCGCCCCGACGGCATGCGGTTCGCGGGCGGCAAGCCACCGACCGAGCCGAGCTGGTGGGAATGGGGAACGATGTTCCTCGCCACGAACGCCAACAAGCGGGCGGTCAGCCTCGAGCTTTCCACCGCGGAGGGGCTCGGCCTGGCCCGCCGGCTCGTCGGCGCCTGCGACGTCGTCATCGAGAACTTCACCCCCCGGGTGCTGCCCAACCTCGGCCTCGACTGGGAGGCGGTGCACGCCGCGAACCCGTCGGCCGTGCTCACCCGCATGCCGGCCTTCGGGCTGGACGGCCCGTGGCGCGACCGCACCGGCTTCGCCCAGACGATGGAGCAGGCCAGCGGCATGGCCTGGCTGACCGGCACCGCCGACGGCCCGCCGGTGATCCCGCGCGGCGCCTGCGACCCGATCGCCGGCCTGCACGCCGCGTTCGCCACCCTGGTGGCGCTGGCCGCCCGGGACCGCCCGGACGGCGACGGCTCCGGCGCGCTGGTCGAGGCGACGATGATCGAGTCGGTGCTCAACGTCGCGGCCGAGCTGACCGTCGAGTACACCGAGAGCGGGGCGTCGCTGCGCCGTGACGGCAACCGCGGCCCGCTCGGCCCGCTGGCGGCGCCGCAGGGTGTCTACCGCTGTGCCCGCGACCCGGCAGGCCCCGACGTCTGGCTCGCGCTCGCCATCACCGACGACGTGCAGTGGCGGGACCTGTGCGCTGTGCTCGGCCGCCCCGACCTCGCCGCGGACGCGGGCCTCGCGACCCTGGCCGGCCGCCGGGTCACCGCCGCGCACGACCGGGTCGACGAGGCGATCGCCGCCTGGACGGCGGCGGCGCCCGACCGGGCCACGGCGCTCGCCGCCCTCGCCGCCGGTGGCGTCCCGGCCGCGCCGGTCATCCCGGCCGCCGACCTGCTGGCCAACCCGCAGCTCGCGGCCCGAGGCTTCTTCGAGAGGCTGGCCCACCCGGTGGTCGGCGAGCACCCGATGCCGGGCGTCGCGTTCCGCCTCGCCAGCCACCCCGGGCCGCTGCTGCGCCGCCCGGCGCCCGTCTTCGGTCAGCACGACGACGAGGTGTACGGCGGCCTGCTCGGCCTGACCCCGGCCGAGCTCGACGGCCTGCGCGCCCGCCGCGTCCTCGGCGACCGGCCGGCCGGCGCATGA